A window of Gloeothece verrucosa PCC 7822 genomic DNA:
AATTAAACCTCGACTCCGATTATTAAAAATTCTTAAAAAATTCGTATAGCTAGTAATAAGATTTCCATCAGAACCAAAAGAAGTCCCTAATTCAAACAAGCCAACCACCTCTATTTTTCGATTCGAGCCGCGATTACTTAATTCAGTAGTAACGGTATGATTCTTTAAAAAATCTTGAGCCACAGTTCCAAACTCAGTGCGAGAATTTTTATCAAATAAAACCGTATCATCAAGTTGTAATTGATTAACCTTATCCTCCACACCCGGAAAATCAAAAACTTTATTTCTCAAGTCATAGCCAATCACAAAAATATTCCGCCAATAATTTTTCGTGTTCGGATTTTTCCACTGAGCAAAATCCAGATAAATAGGACTCACAAAGTCCACCTCATCAAAGCCTAAAACTTGTAAAAGCCGTCGTTCTGGAAACTTTTCCATAGCAATTAAAGCCGTTGAACGAGGACTAATTAAAAAACAATCGCCCTGTAAACCCTCATGAAGACGAACAGCACTATTAAAAAGAGCATCTCGAATTCCTAGCTGCATAAATATAATCACCACAGCAAAAACCACACCAGCTAAAGCAACCACTAAGCGGATTTTTTGATACTTTAACTGTAACCAAGCGGCAGGAAGCCTAAAAAACGTAAATAACATCATTTTTAAACCCCTTTTTTGACATCTGAAGCATTGATAATCACATTAACTTGTAAATTAGTTAAACCAGCAACCTTTTGGCTAGACTCAGGAGAAAGACGAATTTTTACCTCAACCACTCTAGCATCAGCATCTTCAACCGGGTCAGTACCAAACACATTTTTTTTGCCAATTTGTAAACCAATCTCATCCACAACCCCATTTAAAATACCCACCACACCATTACTTTTGATCGTGGCTTTTTGTCCGAGATGAACCCGATAAATATCAGTTTCATAAACCTCTGCTCTTACATACATTTGGCTCGTTTGCCCTAATTCGACAATGCCCTCATTACTCACTAATTCACCAGGCCAAATATGAATTTTTAAAATTTGTCCATCGCGAGAAGCCCGTACATAAGCTAAATCTAAATCCGCTTTCGCTTTTTTAACATTAGCCTGAGCAGAAATTAATTCAGATTGAGCCACTTTAACATCCACAGGGCGCACTTCTTCGACAGCACTTAAAGTAGCTTGATTTTCTTTGATCTTCTTATTTAAAGTTAAAACAGTTCTTTGTAAATTCGCCTTAGCTTCCGTAATTTTTTCTTCCAAAGTAGTCGTAATACGTTCAAGATTAGCTTGAGCTTCAGTATAGGTTGCTAAAGCGGTATCCGCTTGCAGACAAAATCGATCTCGTTCTTGTTCAGACACAGCACCATCCTCAAACAGCATTTTATAGCGTTTACAGTCGGTATCAGCATTAATTAATTGTGCTTTAGTACGTTCGATAGTTGCCTCCTGGGCAGATTTTTCTCCCTTCAGTTGCGCTTCTAAACTCGCAATAGTCGCTTTTTGAATGGCAATTTGCCCTTGTAACTCAGCGCTCGAACCCTCAAAACGTGCATCTTGAGCCGCAATTTCTCCTTTTTTAGCACCCGCTTTAGTTTGAGCCAAACGAGATTGAGCAATTTCTACCTGGGCTTGAGCTTGAGTCAGAGCCGCTTGAAGACGAGCATAGTTATCTAAAATAGCAATAACTTGACCCTTTTTCACTAAATCACCCCGTTTGACAAGCAATTGGTCTACTCTTGTGCCTTCCATAAGGGCAGGGGCAGAAAGTTTAATCACTTCTCCTCGAGGTTCTAAATATCCCAAAGCCGCTATTTTAGGGATAGGAGTTGAAGTAACAGAAGGAGCCGCCACCACCGTTTTACGGGGCGCTTTATACTGTAGCAAGGTATAAGTCGTGACTGCGCCAGTACAGAGAGTAGCAGTTAATAAAGCAACAGTTGTGATCCAGCCAGTAGGCTTAACAAAAAATTGGGATTTAACCATGATTATTGAAGTTTCAACAAAATTCAGCAGTTATAAGGGAATTAACCCATTGATAAAATGCAGAGATTAAACCTCTTGCATAATTGAAGAAAATGCAAATAAGCTTATGATTTTAATTGGCTAGTTTGATTAAAAAAACCAAAAGCACAGAATTTCAAAAACTTTAGACTTTTAATCAAGCTTTCAGTCTTTCTTTATTTCGTCTACACAGTGGAAAAAGAAAATTCCCGAAGAAAAAACTAAACTCCCGTAACTCCTAACTCCCGTAACTCTCGTAACTCCCGTAGGGTGTGTTAGCGGAGCGTAACGCACCTAAACTCAACTCCTGCTCAAACCAACTGTTATGTATAAAGAATTGTAAAACGCCCACAATTCCCCTACACCCTAACCTCACAGTAACTCCAGTAACTCCAGTAACTCCCGTAACTCCCGTAGGGTGTGTTAGCGGAGCGTAACGCACCTAAACTGAATATCCGACTTAGTCAAAACTTCTTTAATTGCTTCCACCACTAACTCAGGTTGATCAATATGAATATTATGCCCACTGGTTTTAGCAATTCTCAGACACCCTTGAGTAGACAATTGAGCCATTTCTGCCTGTAACTCTTGCCAAATTAACCCAGCTTTTTTATCTGTAGAATCAGAAAACATATTAATACCTTGAGATAAAACCACTAAAGGCAGATCTCTAGGAAACTGAATTTGATTAACCGTTTCCGCGCTTTGTTCGAGCAATTGACTTTCAGCAATAGCCGTTTGAAAAGTTCGAGGAACAAACTGAGAAATTACCCGATTTTGCAACAGAGGCGGAAGTTTCCTCACAAAATCCGGCATA
This region includes:
- the devC gene encoding ABC transporter permease DevC, which encodes MMLFTFFRLPAAWLQLKYQKIRLVVALAGVVFAVVIIFMQLGIRDALFNSAVRLHEGLQGDCFLISPRSTALIAMEKFPERRLLQVLGFDEVDFVSPIYLDFAQWKNPNTKNYWRNIFVIGYDLRNKVFDFPGVEDKVNQLQLDDTVLFDKNSRTEFGTVAQDFLKNHTVTTELSNRGSNRKIEVVGLFELGTSFGSDGNLITSYTNFLRIFNNRSRGLIDIGLIKLNPNVDREIFINKLKKYLPNDVKIFSKQEFINFEKNYWQTSTAIGFIFNLGVSLGIIVGVVVVYQILYTNVSEHLSEYATLKAIGYHHRYLLLMVVQQAFIIAILGFIPGFIISEFQYYFAKQSTLLPIQMTFDRAMFVFTVTLGMCLISGATAVRKLKQADPADIF
- a CDS encoding ABC exporter membrane fusion protein gives rise to the protein MVKSQFFVKPTGWITTVALLTATLCTGAVTTYTLLQYKAPRKTVVAAPSVTSTPIPKIAALGYLEPRGEVIKLSAPALMEGTRVDQLLVKRGDLVKKGQVIAILDNYARLQAALTQAQAQVEIAQSRLAQTKAGAKKGEIAAQDARFEGSSAELQGQIAIQKATIASLEAQLKGEKSAQEATIERTKAQLINADTDCKRYKMLFEDGAVSEQERDRFCLQADTALATYTEAQANLERITTTLEEKITEAKANLQRTVLTLNKKIKENQATLSAVEEVRPVDVKVAQSELISAQANVKKAKADLDLAYVRASRDGQILKIHIWPGELVSNEGIVELGQTSQMYVRAEVYETDIYRVHLGQKATIKSNGVVGILNGVVDEIGLQIGKKNVFGTDPVEDADARVVEVKIRLSPESSQKVAGLTNLQVNVIINASDVKKGV